TGAATGGAAAGCGTGACCGAAGAAGGCTCTTGCTTCGTAAGCAACGCTTTGATGCCGAGACCAGAGCGCAGATTGCTGAAGATTTCGTTCTCTATGGCAGGCTGCCAGTAGCCACTCGTGATGAACTGGATGGGCTGATGCATGTCTTCATTTCCGAAAAGGGATTTGAGGCCTGTGGGGGGCTGGAGTCGGTGACGCCACATATGCAACGCGTGATTGCGGCCCAGGCCTGCTTGCTGTTGCTCGGAATCAATCATAACTACTACGAAAAACTCAGGACCATTCTCCTTTATCCAGGTGCTTATAAAGCGGAGGGGATGCATGGTGCGGAGGATGTTCGTCTCGGTGAAAGCTGGGGCACGGGTTCCGTGGTATTGTCTTGGAATAGTGTCGTGGCCGGAGGGCGGAATCCTGAAGACGGGCATGATGTCGCCATCCATGAGTTTGCCCACCAGCTTGACCAGAGAGACGGAGCTGGGGATGGTGTTCCCGTACTTTCTAGTACCGGCTTATACCGCGAATGGGCGGCTGTCTTTAGGCCGGCTTTCGAGCAGTTGCAGGCCCGGGTGGAAAAAGGAAAACGTGGGGTCATGGATGACTATGGCGCGGAAAATCCTGCCGAGTTTTTTGCTGTAGCTACGGAAACATTTTATGAAAAGCCTGAGCAGCTAGCGAAAGCCTATCCGGATTTGTTTGAGCAACTGCGTAAGTACTATGGCGTTGATCCCCGTGAGTGGCTGGATTGAGGCCATAAAAAACCCATCGGCTTGCGCGGATGGGCTTTGAAAAAGGCTTTAAAAGCAGTCAGCGCCTATGGTTGACGAACGGACCACTTTTTGCGGGAGTCTCGGCGGAATTCCAGCAGGTTGGTGCCGGAAGTCGTAGTGAGACGCACGAGGTCAGCGGTGACCCAGTCAGTCTTTAGCTGGCCGAGCTGTCCAGGGATCGTGGCAGAGAGCTTTTGTGGGCTTCTGCTGTGTACGTCCACAAAGATGGCCTTCACCGTGGTAGTGCCTGCACCATTCTGTGTTTTGGAGAGGGCGAGTCTGGTCTCGGCCAGGTGTGGTTTGTGCTCCGCGGAATCTGGCCACACGTGAATTTCACTGTGGAAACTATTGGATGTAGCGCAGGAGACGGTGAGTACAGCCATGAGGGGGAGTAGGGCTAGTTTTAGAGTGGTTCTCATCTGTACTGGTGTGGTTAGGGAATGGATCTGGTTAGATCATTCCGAGTTTCATTTTGCCCTCTTCAGTGATCATGTCTTGGTTCCAGACTGGATCCCAGACGAGGTCGACTTGGGCGTCTTCGATGCCGTCCAGAGCCATGATGCGGGACTGGGCGTCAGCTGCAATGACTGGGCCCATACCGCAGCCGGGAGCTGTCAGGGTCATCTTGACATTAACCTTGGTTTTGCCGGAATCAACTTCCTCTAGAGTGCAGTCATAGACAAGACCGAGGTTAACGATATCTACAGGGATCTCAGGATCGTAAACTTCCTTGAGTTGAGCCCATACCTGATCTTCTAGTGGAGCATCCTTGAGTGCCGCGGCAATTTCTTGCTTTTGGGCGTGCTCTTCTGGGTCGATCCCGAGTGCGTCCGCGTCCTTGGATGAGACACGAGCCAGGCCTGCCTGAGTAGCAACAGTGTAGGTGCCACCAAGTGTCTGGGTAATGACGACAGGGGTTCCTACTGGGAGAACGATGCTGTCACCGCTTGGGATCTGGATGGCTTCAACCTCGCGAGTTAAGGTAATTTCCTGATTCATATGAGCGGAGTCTTTCTCTGTATGAAGAAAAAGCAAGGGAGATTTGCTCTGATTGGACTTATATCGTTAAAAATTAGTGGGTAAAGCCTGGTTTGGTGGTGTTTTTTGTTGTAAGTGTCTCATTTAGAGCTGGTGCGATTGGGTTCTGGTGCAGAAGAGGGCTGCTGGCAAAAATGTTACGACTTAGTGACTGAGTTTATCCGTGACTTTCGTGGGTCTCTTAGTCATGGATGGTGGCAAGTATGAGTGACTTTACCCCTTTTAGAGACAAGATGGAGCAAGCCGGAGTGAGTGAGCCTGCGATCCTTTCGTTCGAGCGCAACTACTCTATTCTTACCCATCGAGGAGCAACCTCAATTCCGGAGGATACGATCGATCCGGTGACTGGTCTTCCTGAGCTAGGTAGCCTCTCTGGAGATGGCGACTTTGATCCTGAGCTGCTGGCTCAGACCGTGGTGATCAAGCTGAATGGTGGTTTGGGGACTAGTATGGGGCTTCAGAAGGCGAAAAGTCTGCTCAAGGTGAAGGATGATCAGACTTTCCTGGATATCATCGTGAACCAGATCACGCATCTGCGTGAAACCACAGGAGCTGCTGTGAAGTTCCTGCTGATGAATAGTTTCAGTACCTCTGAAGATACTCTCGCTCATCTCGAGCAGTACGAGGATAGAGGCTTGGCTAAGGCCGAAGAGGTGGAGCTTAGGCAAAACCAGATTCCAAAAGTGGACTGTGAGAGCCTACAGCCAATCGAGTGGCCCGCAAATCCAGACTTGGAATGGTGCCCTCCTGGTCACGGTGATTTGTATCCGGCGATTGCGGGTTCAGGATGGCTGGATCAGCTGCTTGAGCAGGGCGTGAAGTATGCTTTTGTCTCCAACTCGGATAATCTCGGTGCTGTTCTGGATGCAGGTATACTCAAGTATTTTGCCGATAGTGAGAAGCCATTCCTGATGGAGGCTACTCGCAGGACTGAGGCAGACAAAAAAGGAGGTCATCTCGCGGTTCGTAAGATTGATGATCAGCTGCTGCTGCGTGAAGTTGCCCAGTGCGAGGAGAAGGATCTTGAGGAGTTCCAGAACGTGGACAAACACAAGTATTTCAATACAAACAGCCTTTGGATTCGTCTGGATTACCTGAAGCAGGAGCTTGAAGACAAGGGGGGCGTACTGCCACTTCCGATGATCAAGAACGTCAAGACCGTTGACCCGCGTGACAAGGAGACTCCTAAGGTATATCAGCTGGAGACTGCCATGGGGGCGGCGATTGAATGCTTCAAGGGGGCTGGTGCCATCTGCGTGCCGAGATCTAGATTTGCTCCGGTTAAGACGACTGCTGACCTCTTCTCCCTGCGTTCCGATGCCTACGAGACCACTGAGGACGGCAGAATCGCTTTGGTGCCAGAGCGTAACGGCAAACCGCCCGTGGTGAATCTCAGTGATGAATATAAGCTGGTGGATTCTCTGGAGGGGCTTGGGCAGCCGTCTCTCTTGGAGGCTAGCAAGCTGAGCATTCAGGGATCTGTTCGCTTTTCTGAGGGCGTTGTGATCAAAGGTGAGGTCTCCTTTACCAACGATAAAGACGAAACCCTTTGGATTGCATCAGGGGTCTATGAAAACGAGGACGTGGTTCTCTAGTCAGTAGGATCCAAGTCTCGGCGGGGCTTTTTTCAATGAGCCTTGTTCATGGAAGAGATGAATCGTCATTCTTGGAGATTTGGAGGCTTAAGATAATCAAACACTTGTGAAAAAAATGTTACGATAAGGGCGTTTTCCACGCTTGCATCTTCGTGAGGAACAAGGCACTAAACCTGCGCAATGGAACGATTTGGCTCACTCAATATCCCAAAGGAAGGTTACAAGGCTGTGATCTTCGATCTCGACGGAACCCTGGTAGATTCAATGCCAGCACACTTTGATGCCTGGTGCGAAGCACTGGCAAAGCACGGTGCTCCAAAGCATGTATTTCCTGAGGATGTTTTCTACTCCATGGGTGGTCGTCCTACCGTGGATATTGTGAAAGAGATCAACGGGGAATT
The sequence above is drawn from the Rubritalea squalenifaciens DSM 18772 genome and encodes:
- a CDS encoding zinc-dependent peptidase, producing MQKLGYLLVLVAVIAAALLAVRWLNGKRDRRRLLLRKQRFDAETRAQIAEDFVLYGRLPVATRDELDGLMHVFISEKGFEACGGLESVTPHMQRVIAAQACLLLLGINHNYYEKLRTILLYPGAYKAEGMHGAEDVRLGESWGTGSVVLSWNSVVAGGRNPEDGHDVAIHEFAHQLDQRDGAGDGVPVLSSTGLYREWAAVFRPAFEQLQARVEKGKRGVMDDYGAENPAEFFAVATETFYEKPEQLAKAYPDLFEQLRKYYGVDPREWLD
- the sufT gene encoding putative Fe-S cluster assembly protein SufT, which translates into the protein MNQEITLTREVEAIQIPSGDSIVLPVGTPVVITQTLGGTYTVATQAGLARVSSKDADALGIDPEEHAQKQEIAAALKDAPLEDQVWAQLKEVYDPEIPVDIVNLGLVYDCTLEEVDSGKTKVNVKMTLTAPGCGMGPVIAADAQSRIMALDGIEDAQVDLVWDPVWNQDMITEEGKMKLGMI
- a CDS encoding UTP--glucose-1-phosphate uridylyltransferase is translated as MSDFTPFRDKMEQAGVSEPAILSFERNYSILTHRGATSIPEDTIDPVTGLPELGSLSGDGDFDPELLAQTVVIKLNGGLGTSMGLQKAKSLLKVKDDQTFLDIIVNQITHLRETTGAAVKFLLMNSFSTSEDTLAHLEQYEDRGLAKAEEVELRQNQIPKVDCESLQPIEWPANPDLEWCPPGHGDLYPAIAGSGWLDQLLEQGVKYAFVSNSDNLGAVLDAGILKYFADSEKPFLMEATRRTEADKKGGHLAVRKIDDQLLLREVAQCEEKDLEEFQNVDKHKYFNTNSLWIRLDYLKQELEDKGGVLPLPMIKNVKTVDPRDKETPKVYQLETAMGAAIECFKGAGAICVPRSRFAPVKTTADLFSLRSDAYETTEDGRIALVPERNGKPPVVNLSDEYKLVDSLEGLGQPSLLEASKLSIQGSVRFSEGVVIKGEVSFTNDKDETLWIASGVYENEDVVL